In Mercurialis annua linkage group LG6, ddMerAnnu1.2, whole genome shotgun sequence, the following are encoded in one genomic region:
- the LOC126688170 gene encoding uncharacterized protein LOC126688170: MGNSCFKQTPRVKLIFFDGTTEFLSGSKHIAGEIMFENPDKIVCHADSFFIGHPLPALSIDDHLILGQTYFILPIDRFSCNNIVSAASISAFTSSSSSPRPAPINFGECPFQYIKDDNGRVLIKVIPEFITRLIFRGKDEISSSNNFLCSTPELKKHYDQLVGSKDQIWSPKLETISEHKIRYSPCRILGLEWKQKEI; encoded by the coding sequence ATGGGAAATTCATGTTTCAAACAAACTCCAAGAGTAAAGCTAATTTTCTTCGACGGAACGACAGAATTTTTATCGGGAAGCAAACACATCGCCGGAGAGATTATGTTCGAAAATCCGGATAAAATAGTTTGCCATGCAGATTCGTTCTTCATCGGTCATCCTCTTCCAGCTTTATCGATCGATGATCATCTTATTTTAGGGCAAACGTATTTTATCTTACCTATCGATCGATTTTCTTGTAATAATATTGTATCTGCTGCTTCTATTTCGGCTTTCACTTCGTCTTCTTCAAGCCCTAGACCGGCTCCGATTAATTTCGGTGAGTGTCCTTTTCAGTACATAAAAGATGACAATGGCAGGGTTTTGATAAAAGTGATTCCTGAATTTATTACAAGGCTTATATTTAGAGGTAAAGATGAGATTTCTAGTAGTAATAATTTTCTTTGTAGTACTCCGGAGTTGAAGAAACATTATGATCAGCTTGTTGGGTCTAAAGATCAAATTTGGTCACCAAAACTTGAGACTATTTCTGAGCATAAAATTAGGTATTCTCCTTGTAGAATATTAGGGTTGGAGTGGAAACAAAAAGAGATTTGA
- the LOC126653562 gene encoding pentatricopeptide repeat-containing protein At5g01110, producing MDTRCILFQKMYHRILQTNKQLYFIISLKSITSNFTHRYVHYMENSQTRNLEPISSAVVPDVFLVEKIMLNLRQGNVNSLRNGNFRLNALDIAEVLQRCGINLQLGQRFIDYVVLTSRNVKHSLISLSAMIHVLVRSRRLSDAQALILRMIRRSGVSRVEIVESLISTSSTWGSNDVVCDLLIRTYVQARKLNEGTNAFRLLRSKGFKVSINACNSLLGGLVKMGWVDLAWDVYRETIKSGIELNVYTLNIMVNALCKDHKVNDVKKFLNDMEQRGIFADAVTFNTLINAYCRDGLLDEAFNVMNFMSGKGLKPGLFTYNAVINGLCQSGEHARAKGILDDMLSTGLNPDTTTYNTLLVESCRNGRSQEAEEIFSDMLHQGVSPDLVSFSSLIGVFSRKGHLDQALVYFRDVRKFGLVPDNVIYTVLIDGYCRKGMIPEALKIRNEMVEQGCVLDVVTYNTIFNGLCKEKMLNDADALFEEMIERGLFPDFYTFTTLIHGHCKVGNMNKALSLSRTMTQRNIKPDIVTYNTLVDGFCKVGEMEKANELWDEMISRKIFPNHISYAILINGYCNQGFVSKAFRIWDEMIEKGIKPALVTCNTVIKGYCRSGDPSKAEEFLGNMTGKGVLPDSITYNTLINGYVKEEKMDKAFFLINKMEKDGMQPDKITYNIILVGFCMQGRMQEAVLVLRKMIERGVDPDRSTYTALINGHVSQDNLKEAFRFHDEMLQRGFVPDDDF from the coding sequence ATGGATACCCGTTGCATATTGTTTCAGAAAATGTACCACAGGATCCTGCAAACCAACAAACAGCTTTACTTTATCATTAGTCTGAAGAGTATTACCTCTAATTTTACCCATAGATATGTACATTACATGGAGAATTCTCAAACTCGAAATCTAGAACCAATATCATCAGCTGTTGTACCGGATGTTTTCTTAGTTGAGAAAATTATGTTGAATCTAAGGCAAGGCAATGTTAATTCCTTGCGGAATGGTAATTTTCGCCTCAACGCATTGGACATAGCTGAGGTTTTGCAGCGATGTGGCATTAATTTGCAACTGGGTCAAAGATTTATTGATTATGTTGTGCTGACTAGTAGGAATGTTAAACATTCGTTGATTTCGTTAAGTGCAATGATACATGTCTTGGTACGTAGTAGAAGATTATCAGATGCGCAAGCTTTAATTCTTAGGATGATAAGGAGAAGCGGAGTTTCTAGGGTTGAGATTGTCGAGTCCTTAATATCAACGAGTAGTACTTGGGGATCAAATGATGTGGTGTGTGATTTGCTAATTCGAACTTATGTGCAAGCTAGGAAGTTAAACGAAGGCACAAATGCATTTAGACTTTTGAGAAGTAAAGGGTTTAAGGTTTCCATAAATGCTTGTAATAGTCTTCTTGGGGGTCTTGTGAAAATGGGTTGGGTTGACTTGGCATGGGATGTGTATAGAGAAACAATTAAAAGTGGGATTGAACTGAATGTTTATACATTAAATATTATGGTCAATGCCCTGTGTAAAGACCACAAAGTTAATGATGTCAAGAAATTCTTAAATGACATGGAGCAAAGAGGAATATTTGCAGACGCTGTAACATTTAATACTCTTATAAATGCATATTGTCGCGATGGGCTTTTAGATGAAGCTTTCAATGTAATGAACTTCATGTCTGGTAAGGGGTTGAAACCAGGTCTTTTTACATATAATGCCGTTATAAATGGTTTATGTCAGAGCGGAGAACATGCTAGAGCAAAAGGGATTTTGGATGATATGTTGAGCACTGGGTTGAATCCTGATACTACCACTTACAATACATTGCTTGTTGAAAGTTGTAGAAATGGCAGATCTCAAGAAGCAGAAGAAATTTTCAGTGATATGTTGCATCAAGGTGTTTCTCCTGATCTAGTTAGCTTCAGTTCACTTATTGGAGTGTTTTCAAGAAAAGGACATCTCGATCAGGCTTTAGTCTACTTTAGAGATGTGAGgaaatttggattggttccggATAATGTAATTTATACTGTTCTGATAGATGGTTATTGTAGAAAAGGCATGATTCCAGAAGCTTTGAAGATACGGAATGAAATGGTAGAGCAGGGCTGTGTTTTGGATGTAGTTACGTACAATACAATATTTAATGGGTTGTGTAAAGAAAAGATGCTAAATGATGCAGATGCGCTGTTTGAAGAGATGATAGAGAGGGGATTATTTCCTGATTTTTACACTTTCACCACGCTCATTCATGGCCACTGCAAGGTCGGGAATATGAATAAAGCACTAAGCTTATCCAGAACAATGACTCAAAGAAATATTAAACCAGATATTGTAACATACAACACTTTAGTTGACGGGTTTTGCAAGGTAGGTGAAATGGAGAAAGCTAATGAGTTATGGGATGAAATGATCTCTAGAAAGATTTTTCCTAATCACATTTCTTATGCCATATTGATAAATGGATATTGTAATCAGGGCTTTGTATCCAAGGCCTTCAGAATTTGGGATGAGATGATAGAGAAAGGCATCAAGCCTGCACTTGTCACTTGTAATACTGTTATAAAGGGCTACTGCCGATCAGGTGATCCATCAAAGGCTGAGGAATTTTTGGGAAATATGACTGGAAAAGGAGTTCTTCCTGATAGCATCACATATAACACTCTCATTAATGGATatgtaaaagaagaaaaaatggacAAAGCTTTTTTTCTGATTAACAAAATGGAAAAGGATGGGATGCAGCCTGATAAAATTACTTATAACATAATTTTGGTTGGGTTCTGTATGCAAGGTAGAATGCAGGAGGCTGTGTTGGTATTACGGAAAATGATTGAGAGAGGGGTAGATCCTGATAGATCCACTTACACAGCTTTGATAAATGGACATGTCTCCCAGGACAACTTGAAGGAAGCATTTCGTTTTCATGATGAAATGCTGCAAAGAGGATTTGTACCAGATGATGATTTTTAG
- the LOC126685875 gene encoding E3 ubiquitin ligase PARAQUAT TOLERANCE 3-like, whose product MGIRYKFASAKDFNEISIIGNFVTVSEFKKKVYESQYKSKKNDKYATKNGLCLGTDLDFIVTNAQTNEPYDNDSCLIPNHTYVLLRRIPGNRRRQVIDTSTIMLLERQIPLSSRKNLASTNVENSGSGLSSSSTVTSVSLAKSSQNSGFLCNDVLGNGTNRVAEFDGADDEDSRIKSLINTPAMDWRGVEGGGSYARIGSGLEMKTPHEGYVCRRCNVSGHFIQHCPTNGDPSYDFKRMMKNVAAPVLQQSEAAFDMEVGGLPTTKKRSWCASDVPAEFLCSLCKQVMKDAVLTSKCCFNSFCDKCIRDHLMNSKLNCVCGATQILTDSLIPNLTLRETINRILASGISSSSSSGNSKVSSVVQSAAELPECGKKPLPVSMRDVGNKRKLCDASQSTNDISVATVGSMRLEEATSRGSSLQAEELQQKAGSAVEVQQKAVSGEKAKKKRKTRNTEDVAAESYTMPNASYGYSPHWVGYNPYYYSGGGYNPFCSPFGM is encoded by the coding sequence ATGGGAATTCGATATAAATTTGCGAGTGCGAAAGATTTCAATGAAATCTCAATTATTGGGAATTTTGTTACTGTCtctgaattcaaaaaaaaggtTTATGAATCTCAATATAAATCTAAAAAGAATGATAAATATGCTACTAAAAATGGCTTGTGTTTGGGTACtgatttagattttattgttaCCAATGCTCAAACTAATGAACCATATGATAATGATTCTTGCTTAATTCCTAATCATACTTATGTTTTGCTTCGCCGCATTCCCGGAAATCGGCGTCGGCAAGTAATTGATACTAGTACTATTATGTTGCTTGAACGTCAGATTCCCTTGTCGTCTAGGAAGAATCTTGCGTCGACTAATGTTGAAAATTCCGGTTCTGGGTTGTCGTCTAGCAGTACTGTAACTAGTGTTTCCTTGGCGAAATCTAGTCAGAACTCGGGGTTTCTTTGTAATGATGTGTTAGGTAATGGAACGAATAGAGTTGCGGAATTTGATGGTGCAGATGATGAAGATAGCAGGATTAAGTCTCTGATTAATACTCCTGCTATGGACTGGAGAGGTGTTGAGGGTGGTGGAAGCTATGCAAGAATTGGTTCCGGTTTGGAGATGAAAACTCCGCACGAGGGCTATGTTTGTCGGAGGTGTAATGTTTCGGGACATTTTATTCAACATTGCCCTACGAACGGCGATCCTTCGTATGATTTCAAGAGAATGATGAAGAATGTTGCAGCTCCTGTTTTGCAACAGAGTGAGGCTGCTTTTGACATGGAAGTCGGGGGACTACCTACTACGAAGAAGAGATCGTGGTGTGCGAGTGATGTTCCAGCGGAATTTCTATGTTCATTATGTAAGCAGGTAATGAAAGATGCTGTATTGACTAGTAAATGCTGTTTTAATAGCTTTTGTGATAAGTGTATAAGGGATCATTTGATGAACTCTAAGTTGAATTGTGTGTGTGGAGCAACACAAATTCTTACAGACTCCCTTATTCCTAACCTTACACTTAGAGAAACTATTAATCGCATTCTAGCAAGCGGTATTTCCAGTAGTAGTAGCAGTGGCAATAGTAAGGTGTCTTCAGTAGTACAATCTGCCGCTGAATTACCTGAATGTGGAAAGAAACCATTGCCCGTCTCTATGCGGGACGTGGGAAATAAAAGGAAGCTCTGTGATGCTTCACAGTCTACGAATGATATATCTGTAGCCACAGTCGGGTCGATGAGATTGGAAGAGGCGACATCACGTGGAAGTAGTCTTCAAGCTGAAGAATTGCAGCAGAAGGCAGGTTCAGCTGTGGAAGTGCAGCAAAAGGCGGTTTCCGGTGAGAAGGCGAAGAAGAAACGGAAGACGAGAAATACTGAAGACGTCGCGGCTGAGAGCTATACGATGCCTAATGCCTCTTATGGCTATAGTCCACATTGGGTTGGTTATAATCCATATTACTATAGTGGTGGGGGTTATAACCCTTTCTGCAGTCCATTTGGGATGTAG
- the LOC126688171 gene encoding signal peptide peptidase: MKNCERLANLALAGLTLAPLVVKVDPNLNVILTASLAVYVGCYRSVKPTPPAETMSNEHAMRFPFVGSAMLLSLFLLFKFLSKDLVNAVLTCYFFVLGIVALSATLLPAIKGYLPNHWNDDVISWHFPYFRSLEIEFTRSQVVASIPGTFFCAWYASQKHWLANNILGLAFCIQGIEMLSLGSFKTGAILLAGLFVYDIFWVFFTPVMVSVAKSFDAPIKLLFPTADALRPYSMLGLGDIVIPGIFVALALRFDVSRGKGSQYFKSAFLGYTFGLVLTIVVMNWFQAAQPALLYIVPAVIGFLATHVLWNGEVKPLMEFDESKTAAASQDSSESNSAKKVQ; encoded by the exons ATGAAGAATTGTGAGCGTCTCGCCAATCTTGCTCTAGCAG GTTTAACATTGGCACCACTTGTTGTTAAGGTTGATCCAAACTTAAATGTCATCTTGACTGCATCTCTCGCAGTCTATGTGGGGTGCTACCGATCTGTCAAGCCAACCCCACCTGCA GAGACAATGTCTAATGAACATGCTATGCGATTTCCTTTTGTTGGGAGTGCGATGCTATTGTCATTATTCTTACTCTTCAAATTTCTTTCAAAAGACCTGGTTAATGCTGTTTTGACATGCTACTTTTTCGTTCTTGGAATCGTCGCTCTTTC GGCAACATTGTTACCCGCTATTAAAGGCTATTTGCCTAATCATTGGAATGATGATGTTATCTCCTGGCACTTTCCTTACTTCCGCT CTTTGGAGATTGAGTTCACCAGATCTCAGGTTGTCGCCTCAATTCCTGGAACATTCTTTTGTGCATGGTATGCTTCCCAGAAGCATTGGCTAGCTAACAATATTCTAGGCTTGGCTTTCTGCATTCAG GGAATTGAAATGCTCTCTCTTGGGTCTTTTAAGACTGGTGCAATCCTTTTG GCTGGACTTTTTGTTTATGATATTTTCTGGGTTTTCTTCACTCCTGTGATGGTCAGTGTTGCAAAATCTTTTGATGCTCCTATAAAG CTTTTGTTCCCAACAGCTGATGCACTACGCCCATATTCCATGCTCGGACTTGGTGACATTGTTATCCCTG GTATTTTTGTAGCTCTGGCATTGAGATTTGACGTTTCTAGGGGAAAAGGCAGTCAGTATTTTAAGAGTGCTTTTCTGGGATACACATTTGGTTTAGTCCTTACAATTGTTGTAATGAACTGGTTTCAAGCTGCACAG CCTGCGCTTCTGTATATCGTACCTGCCGTAATTGGATTCTTAGCAACTCATGTTTTATGGAATGGTGAAGTCAAACCG TTAATGGAGTTTGATGAATCAAAAACTGCTGCTGCATCTCAAGATAGCAGCGAAAGCAACTCTGCGAAAAAGGTGCAGTGA